A region of Flavobacterium indicum GPTSA100-9 = DSM 17447 DNA encodes the following proteins:
- the panD gene encoding aspartate 1-decarboxylase, with protein sequence MQIQVVKSKIHRVSVTGADLNYIGSITIDEALMEAANIIEGEKVQIVNVNNGERLETYAIKGPKNTGEITLNGPAARKVHRGDIIIIISYGILDFEEAKTFKPTLVFPNEKDNSLT encoded by the coding sequence ATGCAAATACAAGTAGTAAAATCAAAAATTCACAGAGTTTCTGTAACTGGAGCCGATTTAAATTATATCGGTAGTATTACTATTGACGAAGCTCTTATGGAAGCCGCAAATATCATTGAAGGTGAAAAAGTTCAAATTGTTAATGTTAACAATGGCGAACGTTTAGAAACTTATGCTATAAAAGGACCTAAAAACACAGGTGAAATTACTCTAAACGGACCGGCTGCTAGGAAAGTTCACAGAGGTGATATCATTATCATTATTTCTTATGGAATTTTAGATTTTGAAGAAGCCAAAACTTTCAAGCCTACATTAGTATTCCCTAACGAAAAAGACAACTCTTTAACTTAA
- a CDS encoding lysylphosphatidylglycerol synthase transmembrane domain-containing protein, with translation MKEHLKKLLSLSIPLVIGLGIIYYQFSTLTQNELDKIKVCFQKADYTFIFLSLIVALFGYWSRAYRWKYSLNHLGYKTKFHNDFFTVCVSYLVNLTIPRSGEITRAALLKKYEKVPFDKGFGTIVAERIVDLLVFLLFVILAFILQFEKLYAFLASKIPFEKIIILGISMSILGIIFILVWIYAEWKIIQKLKEKLAGLIEGMQSIYKMKDKWKYIFHSFFIWFSYLIMFYVTIYALPETSNLTFDIVIMGFIFGTLAVGFTNGGLGAYPLAVAMIFSIFGVSKDVGIAFGWLTWTSQTILTIFLGLLSYLFLPILNKK, from the coding sequence GTGAAAGAGCATTTAAAAAAATTATTGAGTCTTTCTATTCCATTAGTTATTGGATTAGGAATCATCTATTATCAGTTTTCAACCTTAACCCAAAACGAATTAGATAAAATTAAAGTATGTTTTCAAAAAGCGGATTACACCTTTATTTTTTTATCTCTAATTGTTGCCTTATTTGGCTATTGGTCAAGAGCATACCGATGGAAATACTCTTTAAACCATTTAGGCTATAAGACTAAATTTCACAATGATTTTTTTACGGTATGCGTTTCCTACTTAGTTAATTTAACCATACCTCGATCAGGCGAAATTACTCGTGCCGCTTTACTAAAAAAATATGAAAAAGTTCCTTTTGACAAAGGATTTGGAACTATTGTAGCCGAGAGAATAGTTGATCTTTTAGTCTTTTTACTTTTTGTAATTTTAGCATTTATTCTTCAATTTGAAAAACTTTATGCTTTCTTAGCTTCTAAAATACCTTTTGAAAAAATTATTATTTTAGGAATTTCAATGTCAATTTTAGGAATTATTTTTATTTTGGTATGGATTTATGCCGAATGGAAAATTATTCAAAAATTAAAGGAAAAATTAGCTGGATTAATTGAAGGAATGCAAAGTATTTACAAAATGAAAGACAAATGGAAATACATCTTTCATTCTTTTTTTATTTGGTTTTCCTATTTAATTATGTTTTATGTAACCATATACGCTTTACCTGAAACTTCTAACTTAACTTTTGATATTGTTATTATGGGATTCATCTTTGGAACGCTAGCCGTTGGTTTTACCAATGGTGGTCTAGGAGCCTACCCATTAGCAGTAGCCATGATTTTCTCGATTTTTGGCGTTTCTAAAGATGTGGGAATTGCATTTGGATGGTTAACTTGGACTTCACAAACAATTTTAACAATTTTCTTAGGACTACTATCTTATTTATTCTTACCTATTTTAAATAAAAAATAA
- the panC gene encoding pantoate--beta-alanine ligase: protein MNIFNKKSELKDFLNSVSKGKKIGFVPTMGALHKGHLSLLEKSLQENELTVLSIFVNPTQFNNLEDLEKYPRTLEKDIDLVQKLSESIIVFNPSIDDIYEGNTKSSNFVYDGLENQMEGKQRPGHFDGVGTILTKLFEIVKPFQAYFGEKDFQQLQIVKKLVEKQNILTKIIGCPIFREDNGLAMSSRNERLSQNAREEASIIYKILKKAKLFFENHSTEETIDFVKNEFLNHPNFELEYFEIADEETLLPCKNKVENKNYRGFIAVFIENIRLIDNISMK, encoded by the coding sequence ATGAATATATTTAACAAAAAATCTGAGTTAAAAGATTTCCTTAATTCAGTTTCAAAAGGTAAAAAAATTGGGTTCGTACCTACAATGGGAGCACTTCATAAAGGCCATTTATCTTTATTAGAAAAATCGTTACAAGAAAATGAACTGACAGTATTAAGTATATTTGTTAATCCAACCCAATTTAACAATCTTGAAGATTTAGAAAAATACCCTCGAACATTAGAAAAAGATATTGATTTAGTTCAAAAATTATCCGAATCTATTATTGTATTTAACCCTAGTATTGATGATATTTATGAAGGCAACACTAAGTCTTCAAATTTTGTTTATGATGGCTTAGAAAATCAAATGGAAGGCAAGCAAAGACCCGGACATTTTGATGGTGTAGGAACCATATTAACTAAATTATTTGAAATAGTAAAACCTTTTCAAGCTTATTTTGGAGAAAAAGATTTTCAACAACTTCAAATCGTAAAAAAACTTGTTGAAAAACAAAACATTTTAACTAAAATAATAGGATGCCCTATTTTTAGAGAAGATAACGGTTTAGCCATGAGTTCCAGAAATGAACGCTTATCCCAAAATGCAAGAGAAGAAGCATCTATTATATATAAAATCCTTAAAAAGGCTAAACTTTTTTTTGAAAATCATAGCACAGAAGAAACCATTGATTTTGTAAAAAATGAGTTTTTAAATCATCCAAATTTTGAACTTGAATACTTTGAAATTGCAGATGAAGAAACTTTGCTCCCTTGTAAAAACAAAGTGGAGAATAAAAATTACAGAGGATTTATAGCAGTATTTATTGAAAATATTAGATTAATTGATAATATTTCAATGAAATAA
- a CDS encoding glycogen/starch synthase has protein sequence MTDKRILYVSSEVVPYLAENEVSLQSYELPKIINEVGGQIRIFMPRYGNINERRHQLHEVIRLSGMNLVVNDMDMPLIIKVASIPKERIQVYFIDNDDYFKRKATFSDEEGVMYPDNDERAIFFAKGVVETVKKLNWVPDVIHVHGWLASLLPIYLKHYYKDEGIFGDTKIISSVYNQSFEGSLDLEMVNKLAFDNLPAEAIEFYKQPTYENMMKATIDHSDAVMIPVEGLSSDLTKYIETSKKPFLPFTPKENLKDVYLDFIKKEVL, from the coding sequence ATGACTGATAAGAGGATATTGTATGTATCATCTGAGGTAGTGCCTTATTTGGCAGAAAATGAGGTGTCTTTACAATCATATGAATTGCCTAAAATTATTAATGAAGTGGGTGGGCAAATTAGAATTTTTATGCCACGTTATGGTAATATAAATGAAAGAAGACATCAGTTGCATGAAGTGATTAGATTGTCGGGTATGAATCTTGTTGTGAACGACATGGACATGCCTTTAATCATAAAAGTTGCTTCAATTCCAAAAGAAAGAATTCAGGTTTATTTTATTGATAATGATGATTATTTTAAAAGGAAAGCTACTTTTTCTGATGAGGAAGGGGTGATGTACCCTGATAATGATGAAAGAGCTATTTTCTTTGCAAAAGGAGTTGTTGAAACAGTTAAGAAATTGAATTGGGTTCCAGATGTAATTCATGTGCACGGTTGGTTAGCATCTTTATTGCCAATTTATTTGAAGCATTATTATAAAGATGAAGGTATTTTTGGTGATACAAAAATTATTTCATCAGTGTATAATCAATCATTTGAAGGTTCTTTAGATTTAGAAATGGTAAATAAGTTAGCTTTTGATAATTTACCTGCAGAAGCTATTGAATTTTATAAACAGCCAACTTATGAAAACATGATGAAAGCTACAATTGATCATTCAGATGCTGTAATGATACCTGTTGAAGGCTTGTCGTCAGATTTAACAAAATATATAGAAACATCAAAAAAACCTTTTTTACCTTTCACCCCGAAAGAAAATTTAAAAGATGTCTATTTAGATTTTATTAAAAAAGAAGTTTTGTAA